Proteins encoded in a region of the Haloarcula sp. CBA1129 genome:
- a CDS encoding sulfatase, whose protein sequence is MSPSPPNVLYVTVDSLRADSVGVGGGGRDTTPTLDGLADDGVSFQYAIANGIPTYYSFKSLLGGVHSLSHGRRIGLPDTATALAEAFRDAGYSTAGFNAKNPWLTRSYGYDRGFEVYRDFVSDSERSGTGGLSRRLKRFAKRSVAFSETLTDTLGQVGRMANAMVGSQPLLPAEQLTDTVLNWLAAHDGDRPFFVWVHYMDPHYPWIPPEEHLSDEMDSTPSRLDIGRIWHTVAHEYKKADAEIDDHTVARIRQLYDAEVRRTDAAIGRLVSELKNRDEFEETVMSVVGDHGTELHDHGGFSHGPDTLYQEVIHVPLLLSGYGIENASGNLAALVDVPRTLIAATDGAVSTPETFEGINLLEETRTGVSTEVVYDFDPARRQNSENDLLQARTEPPWKLIRNRHTGSTELYNIEDDPSESTPLRDGGERWETLERALDSHRDSVERRNRTITEKERVREQIAELREAGELVYDG, encoded by the coding sequence ATGAGCCCCTCACCACCGAACGTGCTATACGTCACGGTCGATTCGTTAAGGGCGGACAGCGTTGGGGTCGGCGGCGGCGGGCGTGATACGACGCCAACACTCGACGGACTCGCAGACGACGGCGTCTCGTTTCAGTACGCCATTGCGAACGGCATTCCGACGTACTACTCGTTCAAATCGCTGCTGGGCGGTGTGCACTCGCTCAGCCACGGCCGGCGTATCGGGCTTCCCGACACTGCGACGGCGCTGGCGGAGGCCTTCCGCGACGCGGGTTACTCTACGGCGGGATTCAACGCGAAAAACCCGTGGCTGACCCGGTCGTACGGGTACGACCGTGGGTTCGAGGTCTATCGTGACTTCGTCTCAGATAGTGAGCGTTCGGGAACCGGTGGACTGTCACGTCGGTTGAAACGCTTTGCGAAGCGCTCGGTCGCATTCAGCGAGACGCTCACGGACACTCTCGGTCAAGTCGGTCGGATGGCGAACGCAATGGTCGGCTCGCAGCCGCTCTTACCGGCCGAGCAGCTCACCGATACGGTTCTCAACTGGTTGGCGGCGCACGACGGCGACCGCCCGTTCTTTGTCTGGGTCCACTACATGGACCCACACTACCCGTGGATACCGCCTGAGGAACACCTCTCGGACGAGATGGACAGTACGCCGTCACGGCTGGACATTGGTCGAATCTGGCATACCGTCGCCCACGAGTACAAGAAGGCGGACGCAGAAATCGACGACCACACGGTAGCACGAATCAGACAGCTCTACGACGCCGAGGTGCGCCGGACCGACGCCGCTATCGGCCGTCTCGTTTCGGAGCTGAAAAACCGGGACGAGTTCGAGGAGACGGTGATGTCCGTCGTTGGTGACCACGGAACCGAACTACACGACCACGGGGGGTTCAGTCACGGTCCCGACACGCTGTATCAGGAGGTTATCCACGTTCCGTTGTTATTAAGCGGGTACGGCATCGAAAACGCGTCCGGTAATCTGGCAGCGCTCGTCGATGTCCCCCGGACGCTCATCGCGGCGACGGACGGTGCGGTGTCCACCCCAGAGACGTTCGAAGGTATCAATCTGCTGGAAGAGACGCGGACAGGCGTTTCGACCGAAGTAGTGTACGACTTCGACCCGGCTCGAAGACAGAACAGCGAAAACGACCTCCTGCAAGCCCGGACCGAACCCCCGTGGAAACTGATTCGGAACCGACACACGGGATCGACTGAACTGTACAACATCGAGGACGATCCCAGCGAATCGACGCCGCTTCGTGACGGTGGCGAACGGTGGGAGACTCTCGAAAGAGCGCTTGACAGCCATCGCGACTCGGTCGAACGCCGGAATAGGACAATCACAGAGAAAGAACGGGTCCGCGAACAGATAGCGGAGCTGCGTGAGGCCGGGGAGTTGGTATATGATGGATAG
- a CDS encoding alginate lyase family protein gives MDRVSRYSLLAKAAARKRPSQLFGVLSRKVRNRVVPALPVDVDERYRQRVPAALDPTFGPQATDNDRLRSSLSAAERTRYQRLATDFEDGVVTFMNRTRKLSDPAAVAPGDSALSDLPRLWFLKLAGFEPLLWGVLGNETPASRRIFCDRVDAWLESCLERERIGARRGYLRGFWTPYAVSLRSVAIARYGAWTGGVKDSVARFLYRNLLFLENNIEHDVGGNHLIENGAALVIAGTVFGEPGERFVDRGVNVLRSAAATQFLDDGYHFERSPMYHLAVTERLLSAVSVLRATGIEPPEGIRRTAADACGFIEHIRPPDGRIPLLNDAVFDQAHRLDTVARYGSAVGHSGSAPDVPGDSALRWFGTNGLSLLIDAGDSGPEQQLGHTHNDPCTILLWSDGRRLVTDTGVFDYRPGAKRSSARSIEAHNTVQVDDFEPVGYGARFRMSGAVETTTATSTRGEVTALTVEYGAANRYRHRRSVYEGGDWLVLWDDVETPVAPSVSRLHAHPAVSVNGESTVTLTHDDGPELSVTPVGVDTVNLTTSTYFPKFGVQQERVVVELCSLSGSFGYVVTNQRTDIDIERQGSTPVAIRTADRTIELPRVKI, from the coding sequence ATGGATAGAGTCAGTCGGTACAGCCTCCTCGCGAAGGCTGCCGCACGGAAGCGGCCGTCACAGCTGTTCGGGGTTCTCTCCCGAAAGGTACGGAACCGAGTCGTTCCAGCGTTACCCGTCGACGTAGACGAGCGATATCGACAGCGGGTGCCGGCGGCGTTGGACCCGACATTCGGTCCGCAGGCGACCGACAACGACCGTCTCCGGTCGTCCCTCTCGGCGGCGGAGCGAACCCGGTACCAGCGGCTGGCTACCGACTTCGAAGACGGTGTCGTGACGTTCATGAATCGAACACGGAAGTTGTCCGACCCCGCGGCGGTCGCACCCGGCGACAGCGCGCTTTCGGACCTTCCCCGTCTGTGGTTCCTGAAACTGGCCGGGTTCGAACCACTCCTCTGGGGCGTGCTGGGTAACGAGACGCCGGCTTCGAGAAGGATATTTTGCGACCGCGTTGATGCGTGGCTGGAATCGTGTCTCGAACGAGAACGTATCGGTGCTCGCCGCGGCTATCTCCGTGGGTTCTGGACGCCATACGCCGTCTCGCTTCGGAGTGTCGCTATCGCGCGATACGGCGCGTGGACGGGTGGAGTCAAAGATTCAGTCGCGCGGTTTCTCTACCGCAACCTCCTCTTTCTCGAAAACAACATCGAACACGATGTTGGGGGCAACCATCTGATAGAGAACGGAGCGGCCTTGGTTATCGCTGGCACCGTCTTCGGCGAGCCCGGAGAGCGGTTCGTCGATCGGGGTGTAAACGTCCTTCGGTCGGCGGCAGCGACGCAGTTCCTCGATGACGGGTACCACTTCGAGCGGAGCCCGATGTACCACCTCGCGGTAACCGAGCGGCTACTCTCAGCGGTATCAGTGCTCCGTGCTACTGGGATAGAGCCACCGGAAGGGATACGTCGTACCGCCGCTGACGCCTGTGGGTTCATAGAGCACATCCGGCCGCCTGACGGCCGTATCCCGCTTTTGAACGACGCCGTCTTCGACCAAGCTCACCGGCTCGACACAGTGGCGCGCTATGGGTCGGCCGTGGGACACAGCGGCTCTGCACCGGACGTACCCGGCGACTCTGCTCTCCGGTGGTTCGGGACGAACGGACTGTCTCTCCTAATCGACGCAGGTGACTCCGGCCCCGAACAGCAACTGGGACACACCCACAACGACCCGTGTACGATTCTCCTCTGGAGCGACGGCCGTCGGCTGGTTACCGATACCGGGGTCTTCGACTACCGTCCCGGAGCGAAACGATCTAGCGCCCGGAGTATCGAGGCCCACAATACGGTTCAGGTCGACGACTTTGAACCGGTCGGCTACGGTGCCCGGTTCCGGATGAGCGGGGCCGTCGAGACGACGACCGCAACGTCGACACGGGGAGAAGTAACGGCACTCACTGTCGAGTACGGGGCGGCGAACCGGTACCGGCATCGGCGGTCGGTGTACGAGGGCGGCGACTGGTTGGTGCTTTGGGACGACGTTGAGACGCCGGTCGCGCCGTCAGTCAGCCGTCTACACGCCCATCCGGCCGTCTCGGTGAACGGGGAATCAACGGTGACGCTCACGCACGATGACGGACCAGAACTGTCCGTGACACCCGTTGGGGTCGACACGGTGAATCTGACGACCAGCACGTATTTTCCGAAGTTTGGCGTCCAGCAGGAGCGTGTTGTCGTCGAACTGTGCTCTCTCAGCGGTTCGTTCGGATACGTTGTAACGAACCAGCGGACAGATATCGACATCGAGCGGCAGGGTTCGACGCCCGTCGCGATCCGAACTGCCGACCGAACAATCGAACTCCCGCGAGTAAAGATATGA